One window of Diabrotica undecimpunctata isolate CICGRU chromosome 8, icDiaUnde3, whole genome shotgun sequence genomic DNA carries:
- the LOC140448900 gene encoding uncharacterized protein, giving the protein MSDFTAKIGAGDKTQYIGAHRLGVRNERGDLLEKFSKDPELVVTNTLFQLSPRKLYTWKSPQDRPGRIIRNQINHILVPNPKFILGDLNGHNTNWGSFKTTHTGKKIEKIINTLNLAIINDGSSTHLNLSTGTFSSIDISLCTPTLQLNHNWYVEKDLHGSDHFPILIEKHSMKPTPVTPEPKWRLDKADWRSYQEIIRNGSSKICLENSIDEIILQFNKLITEAALEAIGKTKFIRRDKVTPWWNEDCKEAIKESKKALQKYKRYKSLENLINLKECRAKAKLITTRSKRQSWIKYVETINNYTSLTNMEENKKYNRH; this is encoded by the exons ATGAGCGATTTTACTGCCAAGATTGGAGCTGGAGATAAGACACAGTACATTGGAGCACATAGACTTGGAgtcagaaacgagagaggagacctccTAGAAAAATTCTCAAAAGACCCAGAACTAGTTGTAACCAACACATTATTCCAATTATCACCTCGCAAGCTGTATACGTGGAAATCCCCTCAAGACAGACCTGGGAGAATTATTAGAAATCAAATAAAccacatttta GTTCCTAATCCGAAATTCATTTTGGGAGATCTAAATGGACACAATACTAACTGGGGTTCCTTTAAAACTACACACACTGGaaagaagattgaaaagatcATAAACACATTAAACCTTGCAATAATAAATGATGGTAGCAGCACACACTTAAATTTATCGACAGGGACATTTTCTTCTATAGATATCTCACTCTGTACGCCAACTCTTCAATTAAATCACAATTGGTATGTAGAAAAAGATTTACATGGGAGTGATCACTTcccaattttaatagaaaaacacTCGATGAAACCTACGCCAGTTACACCTGAACCGAAATGGAGGCTAGATAAAGCTGATTGGCGCAGTTATCAAGAAATTATCCGTAACGGATCATCAAAAATTTGTTTAGAAAATTCAATAGACGAAATAATTCTACAGTTCAATAAACTCATAACGGAAGCAGCTCTAGAAGCGATAGGTAAAACAAAGTTTATAAGAAGAGATAAAGTAACTCCCTGGTGGAATGAAGATTGTAAAGAAGCTATTAAGGAAAGTAAGAAAGCTCTTCAAAAGTACAAAAGGTACAAAAGCCTAGaaaacttaattaatcttaaAGAATGTAGGGCTAAAGCCAAACTGATTACCACGAGATCTAAAAGACAATCCTGGATAAAATATGTAGAAACGATCAATAATTACACATCCTTAACAAACAtggaggaaaataaaaaatataacaggcACTAG